The nucleotide sequence TTTACCTGCACCATTGGACCCGATCAATCCGTATATTGATCCTTTATTTATAGTCATATTGACGTTTTTTACGGCCTCTTGTTTTTCAAATGTTTTATTTATCTCGATCATTTGAATCATCTTGCCCGCTTCCCCCTTTCAACACATCATTTCTTCTAATCATCTCATGCAGCTCTTCCACAGGAATGCCCAGGTACAATGCTTCCTGCAGCAGTTTTTCCAAATCCTGCTTCACTTGCAGGATTTTATCAGCATCTTTGCCAGGGTCCATTGGATTGACAAAACTTCCCTTGCCTTTTAATGAATATATAAATCCCTGTACCTCAAGCTCCCTATATGCCTTTTGAATTGTATTTGGGTTTATTGTCAATTGCTGTGCCATTTGCCGCACGGAAGGCAATTGTTCATCAGGTTTGAGCACTTCATTAATGATCAGCTCTTTCATCTTATCTACTAGCTGTTCGTATATCGGTTTTCGGCTTCTCAGGTCAAGCTCAAACATATTGACCCCCTATCTGTACTAAGTGTACTATTATTATTAATACAGTTAAATTATATGCCAACCTCTTCCAAAAAGATAGGGGATAAATTCTTAATAATTTCTTAAGAAAAATTAAGAAATCGATATCTATTTCTCAGCATTGGAATAATGGTTAAATTATCTATTTAGTGTAATTTTACACAATAACTAAACGTTTTCACAAGGTTTTAAAATAAAAATAATTCGACATAAAAAAGCACCCTAGTGTTGGCTAGAGTGCTTTTTTATAGTCGATAAAATCTCCCTTTTCTTCTGGTTCCTTTTGAAAAAGGCATTTATCTAAAACCTTTTGTGATGCCAGATTATTTTTGGTCGTTTTCGCGCGTAATTCTATTAGGCCAAAATCCTTAGCCTCTGACATAAGCAGTTGCAGCCCTTTTACAGCAGCCCCCTTGCCAGTGTATTGCTGTCCTACCCGATAGCCGATATTGCCATATTTCTTCACCCAATCAATATCGACAAGGTTCATTCGGCCGATTATTTTTCCATTTTCGTCTTTGATTAAATAAAACAGAGACCTTCTATCATCCTGTTCTTCCAATAACTCTATCAAAATTTCACTAAAATCCTCATACCGGAAGTACGAATCAGGCCTGGGAGGAACAAACTGTTCAAAAAAAGCCTTGTTTTCTTTTTCAAACATAAACAATGGCTTAACATCATTCAATGACAATAATGATAAATAAAGGTTCATTATTTTTATCCTTTCATCACAGGGTGTATGTCAGTATTGATTGCTGGTTTTACTTTCATGCCAAATAGGAAACGAAGAACTGGAATTCTTTTAATAAACAATTGATAACTCAAAATAATTATGAAAAAGGATAAGCTGATTAATACAAGCAGCTTAATGGCAATGGGCCAGTCATATTGATAGATCAAAAAGCCTAAAAGCACTATTACAGGTTGATGCAGGATATACATGGGCATCGAAAACATTGTATTAAAATTGAGAAAATCGTTCTTTCGTTGAAAATATTTATTAGCTAGATAAAAAAACAATAAAACACTATTAAAGCTACTCAAGACCTTAACCGTTGTAAACAAAAACGATAACCCTCCAGCCTGTTCAGGCATTCCAATTATAAACCACTTGGTGTAAATAGCCGACATGATTACAGCAAGCACTGAAATCGTTATCCAATGTTTCGTAAGGAATTTATTAAAGCTGTCATTTGAAAAATAGAAAAAACCGATTACAAATGAGGCTAAATAATATGGGATTCCCCAACCGCCAAGACTTACGAAGTTAAAGAAATGAGTAATCAAAATCAATACTAGCAAAATAAGTAAATAATGAACCAGATGAAAAGAGTCCTTTTTGATCTTAATTCTGCTTATTAATGGCAGGGTTAAAGCTGAAAACACCAGAAGGACTAGGAGGTACCATAAATGGAGCCCTACAAAAGCAAAATTGCCAGTCCCCCCTATTTCCAAATAAAGTCCATCAAAATATGCCGGTAAGAATGACAGAAATGTACCAGAAAATTGCTGATGTGAGACACGTTCGATATACACTTGCGGCGGGCTTAAAATGAATATACCAAATATAAGAGGTACTCCCAGCTGAATGAAACGTTCCTTTAGAAATTCTTTTCCTGTCCTTTTTCGAATTGCATATTTTGTACTAATTCCAGACAGAACAAAGAAGATCGGCATTATCCATGTGCCGACAACCAGACTGAACACCAGAATGTAACTTGAATTTATCATTTCATTCTTTATATGCCATGGAAATGGGTTGAAGAACATTGAGCAATGGTATAGGAATACCATGTACGTAGCAATAACCCTCATCCAATCCAAGTCGTTTCTCCTTACAAAAACCATGTTTAACCTTCTTTCTATATCAGAACATACTTTGATTATTCTCCAGAAACTGTCCATCTCCTTTTTTTATTTCCAAAAAACACCACCAAATCCAAAATACATTAAACAGGACCAGCTTAACCATAATAAAACGGGAGGTGAAGAAGTTGAAATGGTTACTGACAATTGGACTTATTCTTTCTAGCAGTACAGCAGAGAATCATGATGAAATCGATGTAGTTTGGGATGGTGAATCCGTTGTAGAGGTTCAGCGATCAGACTTTTCGATTCCATGGTTTGGTTATCCAATCCTTAACCATACGATGCTGGAAACATTAAATAAACAGCTTTCTCTTCAGATTAAAAAAGAACCGACAAATGCCGGGTTGGATGATTATGGAAAAATCATACCTGAAGATGTAGGGTTCATTCTCGATGAAAAAAAGTTCAAGAAAAAATTCACTGCAAGTTTTTTTGAAAACCACCATGCACGAATAAAAGTCCCTACATTGCCTGTATATCCAAAGGTTGACAGCGAAATTATTGCTAGCATTCGATCAAATTTAATTGGCCATTATATAACCTATTTCAATAGCGGTAACAAGGAACGGACGCATAACATCAACTTAGCCGCAGAAGCAATTAACAACCATGTTGTTTTTCCTGGGGAAACCTTCTCCTTCAATAAAGTTGTCGGCAAACGTACCGCCTCACGCGGCTATCAGCCTGCACCTATAATTGTTAGAGGAGAATTGTCAGAGGGAATTGGCGGAGGTATTTGCCAGGTATCTTCAACACTATTTAATGCAGCTGACCGCTCTGGCATGAAGATACTCGAACGATATTCTCACAGCAAGCAGGTTCCCTACGTTCCTCCTGGCAGGGATGCAACTGTCAGTTGGTATGGGCCTGATTTCACATTTAAAAACAAATACAACCAACCCATTCTGATCAGGGCAAAAACTTATCCTGGTAAAATGATTGTAATGATTTATTCATCCGATGAAATCAATATAGAAAAACGCAAAATTCCCAGTACGGATAGTAGTAATATAATACCTGAAGAGGCCATATGATAAGAAAAGCGCAAGCGCCTTGGTCAGCCCCGACAAGCGCTGGAGGGCCGACCGGTAAAGTCGTCTTTGACTTTATTGGGCGGACCGAAGCGACTCGAGGGGCTAGGCGCTGGAGCTGGACAATTCTCGAAGTGAAATTTATACTTTCTTCTCTCGTAATAAAGGAATCCTT is from Mesobacillus boroniphilus and encodes:
- a CDS encoding GntR family transcriptional regulator — translated: MFELDLRSRKPIYEQLVDKMKELIINEVLKPDEQLPSVRQMAQQLTINPNTIQKAYRELEVQGFIYSLKGKGSFVNPMDPGKDADKILQVKQDLEKLLQEALYLGIPVEELHEMIRRNDVLKGGSGQDDSNDRDK
- a CDS encoding GNAT family N-acetyltransferase, encoding MNLYLSLLSLNDVKPLFMFEKENKAFFEQFVPPRPDSYFRYEDFSEILIELLEEQDDRRSLFYLIKDENGKIIGRMNLVDIDWVKKYGNIGYRVGQQYTGKGAAVKGLQLLMSEAKDFGLIELRAKTTKNNLASQKVLDKCLFQKEPEEKGDFIDYKKAL
- a CDS encoding acyltransferase family protein, which produces MDWMRVIATYMVFLYHCSMFFNPFPWHIKNEMINSSYILVFSLVVGTWIMPIFFVLSGISTKYAIRKRTGKEFLKERFIQLGVPLIFGIFILSPPQVYIERVSHQQFSGTFLSFLPAYFDGLYLEIGGTGNFAFVGLHLWYLLVLLVFSALTLPLISRIKIKKDSFHLVHYLLILLVLILITHFFNFVSLGGWGIPYYLASFVIGFFYFSNDSFNKFLTKHWITISVLAVIMSAIYTKWFIIGMPEQAGGLSFLFTTVKVLSSFNSVLLFFYLANKYFQRKNDFLNFNTMFSMPMYILHQPVIVLLGFLIYQYDWPIAIKLLVLISLSFFIIILSYQLFIKRIPVLRFLFGMKVKPAINTDIHPVMKG
- a CDS encoding VanW family protein; its protein translation is MKWLLTIGLILSSSTAENHDEIDVVWDGESVVEVQRSDFSIPWFGYPILNHTMLETLNKQLSLQIKKEPTNAGLDDYGKIIPEDVGFILDEKKFKKKFTASFFENHHARIKVPTLPVYPKVDSEIIASIRSNLIGHYITYFNSGNKERTHNINLAAEAINNHVVFPGETFSFNKVVGKRTASRGYQPAPIIVRGELSEGIGGGICQVSSTLFNAADRSGMKILERYSHSKQVPYVPPGRDATVSWYGPDFTFKNKYNQPILIRAKTYPGKMIVMIYSSDEINIEKRKIPSTDSSNIIPEEAI